Proteins co-encoded in one Waddlia chondrophila WSU 86-1044 genomic window:
- a CDS encoding alanine/glycine:cation symporter family protein: MTWLDTIYQWVWGIPMLILLLGNGLLLTVLLKGLQFRYLPYALRLIISSDKEQDSKVKGDISNFESLMTALAGALGIGNIAGVSTAFAVGGTGALFWMWVMALIGMATKYGEAILAVKYRVMDDRGEMCGGPMHFIERGLGWKWLAGAFALFGAIASFGGGNMIQANSVADVMMNLYHIPSWVSGVILALITGSILIGGIKSIGRFAAFMVPFMAVFYIGGGCLILLKSYDRIPDAILSVFQHAFTGQAAFGGFAGSTLLMTIQVGMSRGLMTSEAGLGTASIAAAAAKTDFPGRQAMISMTGSFIATIVLCTVTGLVLGVAGVQGALRPDGVPLNGASMTMAAFESAFPWGGYIVTIALILFALTTLLGWAYYGEKCLEYLFGTFSILPFRLIFTLIIIPGAILDLEVVWKVADITNGLMAYPNLIGLTALSGVILKETKTFLQVVKNETGSSSSNDFHCA; encoded by the coding sequence ATGACTTGGCTTGATACCATTTATCAATGGGTTTGGGGCATTCCCATGCTCATCTTGCTCTTAGGCAACGGCCTCTTATTGACGGTCCTTTTGAAAGGGCTTCAATTCCGCTATCTTCCCTATGCATTGCGTCTCATCATCTCTTCAGATAAAGAGCAGGACAGCAAAGTGAAAGGCGACATTTCCAATTTCGAGTCGTTGATGACAGCGCTTGCCGGAGCTCTTGGCATTGGTAATATCGCTGGTGTCTCAACCGCTTTTGCTGTGGGAGGGACTGGAGCCCTGTTTTGGATGTGGGTAATGGCTCTTATTGGAATGGCTACGAAATATGGAGAAGCGATTCTTGCAGTCAAATATCGGGTGATGGATGACAGAGGAGAGATGTGCGGTGGTCCGATGCATTTCATCGAAAGAGGATTGGGGTGGAAATGGCTCGCTGGTGCGTTTGCTCTTTTTGGTGCGATCGCCTCTTTTGGTGGCGGTAATATGATCCAAGCGAATTCCGTTGCGGATGTCATGATGAATCTTTATCACATTCCATCCTGGGTGTCGGGTGTTATTTTGGCTCTTATCACAGGATCGATTCTTATCGGAGGGATTAAAAGTATTGGCCGATTTGCCGCTTTCATGGTTCCGTTCATGGCTGTTTTTTACATCGGCGGCGGTTGTCTCATTCTTTTGAAAAGTTATGATCGGATTCCGGATGCGATCCTTTCAGTATTTCAACATGCGTTTACCGGACAGGCTGCATTTGGCGGTTTTGCCGGTTCAACCTTGCTAATGACCATTCAAGTCGGGATGAGTAGAGGGTTGATGACAAGCGAGGCAGGCCTGGGCACAGCTTCTATTGCCGCAGCTGCAGCAAAGACCGATTTTCCCGGAAGACAAGCAATGATCTCCATGACCGGAAGCTTTATTGCAACGATCGTTTTATGTACGGTAACAGGACTTGTTTTGGGGGTCGCTGGCGTTCAAGGGGCGCTTAGGCCTGATGGTGTTCCGCTCAATGGAGCTTCCATGACGATGGCTGCATTTGAATCGGCTTTTCCCTGGGGCGGTTATATCGTTACGATTGCACTGATCCTATTTGCTTTGACAACGCTTCTCGGATGGGCGTACTATGGAGAGAAATGCCTGGAGTATCTGTTTGGAACTTTCTCTATTCTGCCCTTCAGGTTGATCTTTACATTAATCATTATCCCTGGGGCTATTCTTGATCTTGAGGTGGTTTGGAAAGTGGCCGATATTACAAATGGCCTAATGGCTTATCCGAATCTTATAGGGTTGACAGCTCTTTCAGGAGTGATTCTGAAAGAGACAAAGACGTTTTTGCAAGTGGTCAAAAATGAGACCGGATCCTCATCTTCTAACGATTTTCATTGTGCATAA